In Azospirillum baldaniorum, one DNA window encodes the following:
- a CDS encoding ABC transporter substrate-binding protein: MMEFSRRRLLQTGGLVGTALVTGGLAGTAFSRIASAADDPLYAAAKKEGALTLYWGSYEQQTMEAIRDAFKAKYPGIEVNLLRQASQTVYTRLRMELQSGVHECDSLGTTNMLHYTELKKIGALAPFEPVDGVHIPDAFRNLDPDKMFHVGAISLTSINYAPGKVQTPPASWQALLEDQWQGKITTGSPAFSGDVANWVVAIRRKYGDDFLRAFGKQKPKVGQSNVDTVTDILAGERVVGSGAPFSYTLTQKAAGNPIDVVAPSDDAILNLGVTGILAKAPHPNAARLFTNFLYSTEVSMILQKNYWPTLRKDVPWAEGRSLDQLKWYRNTGDDLGPEVAEGIAKWKELVR; encoded by the coding sequence GAATTCTCTCGCCGCCGCCTTCTCCAGACCGGCGGACTCGTCGGCACCGCCCTGGTGACCGGCGGGCTGGCCGGCACCGCCTTCTCGCGCATCGCGTCGGCGGCGGACGACCCGCTCTACGCCGCCGCGAAGAAGGAAGGCGCCCTGACCCTCTACTGGGGCTCCTACGAGCAGCAGACGATGGAGGCGATCCGCGACGCCTTCAAGGCGAAGTATCCGGGCATCGAGGTCAACCTGCTCCGCCAGGCCTCGCAGACCGTCTACACCCGCCTGCGCATGGAGCTGCAGAGCGGCGTCCACGAGTGCGACTCGCTGGGCACCACCAACATGCTGCACTACACCGAGCTGAAGAAGATCGGCGCGCTGGCGCCCTTCGAGCCGGTGGACGGCGTGCACATCCCGGACGCCTTCCGCAACCTCGACCCCGACAAGATGTTCCATGTCGGCGCCATCAGCCTGACCAGCATCAACTACGCGCCGGGCAAGGTCCAGACCCCGCCGGCCAGCTGGCAGGCGCTGCTGGAGGACCAGTGGCAGGGCAAGATCACCACGGGCAGCCCGGCCTTCTCCGGCGACGTGGCGAACTGGGTGGTCGCCATCCGCCGCAAGTACGGCGACGACTTCCTGCGCGCCTTCGGCAAGCAGAAGCCGAAGGTCGGCCAGTCCAACGTCGACACCGTGACCGACATCCTGGCCGGTGAGCGCGTCGTCGGTTCCGGCGCGCCCTTCAGCTACACGCTGACCCAGAAGGCCGCCGGCAACCCCATCGACGTGGTGGCGCCGTCCGACGACGCCATCCTGAACCTGGGCGTCACCGGCATCCTGGCGAAGGCCCCGCACCCGAACGCGGCCCGTCTGTTCACCAACTTCCTCTATTCCACGGAGGTGTCGATGATCCTCCAGAAGAACTACTGGCCGACATTGCGCAAGGACGTGCCCTGGGCGGAAGGGCGGTCGCTGGACCAGTTGAAATGGTACCGCAACACCGGCGACGACCTCGGCCCGGAGGTCGCGGAAGGCATCGCCAAGTGGAAGGAACTGGTGCGCTGA